One Paenisporosarcina sp. FSL H8-0542 genomic region harbors:
- a CDS encoding Gfo/Idh/MocA family oxidoreductase — MNQTTFAVIGTGIVGERIINQLLANPNCKIVSAFDENAQRLQEMKSKYELPIANSIEELFETKPHWVYIGTPPNSHAALALQAAEKGCLVLSEKPLAHDVESGKLMVESAKQANVLTAIHFPLMYSPAIQTLMNEVADNSLGGILRVELQTYFPHWPRKWQQNPWIGSRAQGGFIREVFPHYLQIMYRLFGEFSFSAHQTKYPEDQSLSETGTFALGQTHSGIPILINGLSGVGQEELLEFKVFGTKKVMTIRNWSELWVCEKDEPEKKVEINKTTKSLWDACHDARSGKEASLVSFEEGLIVQRWIDELLT; from the coding sequence ATGAATCAAACAACATTTGCGGTTATTGGTACTGGAATTGTAGGAGAACGTATTATCAATCAACTTTTAGCTAACCCTAATTGCAAAATTGTCAGTGCGTTTGATGAGAATGCACAACGATTACAAGAAATGAAAAGTAAATACGAGTTGCCAATAGCAAATTCCATTGAAGAATTATTTGAGACGAAACCACACTGGGTGTATATAGGTACACCTCCTAATAGTCATGCCGCTCTTGCTTTACAAGCAGCTGAAAAAGGCTGTTTGGTGTTATCTGAAAAGCCACTCGCTCACGATGTGGAAAGCGGGAAATTAATGGTTGAAAGTGCTAAACAAGCAAATGTCTTAACGGCGATCCATTTTCCTCTTATGTATAGTCCAGCAATTCAAACGTTAATGAATGAAGTTGCAGACAATTCACTTGGAGGAATACTTCGCGTTGAACTTCAAACATATTTCCCGCATTGGCCAAGAAAATGGCAACAGAATCCATGGATTGGTTCTCGTGCTCAAGGTGGGTTTATAAGAGAAGTATTTCCACATTATCTGCAAATCATGTATCGACTTTTTGGGGAATTTTCATTTTCTGCGCATCAAACAAAATATCCAGAAGATCAAAGTTTATCTGAAACAGGGACATTTGCACTCGGTCAAACTCACAGTGGAATTCCGATTCTAATCAATGGTTTAAGTGGAGTAGGACAGGAAGAACTTTTGGAATTCAAGGTGTTTGGAACAAAGAAAGTGATGACAATTAGAAATTGGTCAGAACTATGGGTATGCGAAAAGGATGAGCCGGAGAAGAAAGTAGAAATCAATAAAACAACCAAATCTTTGTGGGATGCTTGTCATGATGCGAGAAGTGGAAAAGAAGCTTCGCTTGTGTCCTTTGAAGAAGGGTTAATCGTGCAGCGTTGGATTGATGAATTATTGACTTAA
- a CDS encoding MFS transporter, translating to MRIRDWDRSLRARLIGEAFMNITFWMFFPFLAIYFAEEFGKTTAGLLLILSQVFSVGANLAGGYCADQFGRRTMMVLSSFGQGGAFFLFALANSPILDSPSLGFIAFTIASMFGSLYWPASQAMVADVVPEEHRSDVFAVFYTSINIAVVIGPILGGIFFFSYRFGLMVTAGLVCLLLAWILIKFTEETKPVRSDDEAQGAPRGFMHAIQKQVKDYGVILNDKLFLLFIIAGILSAQTFMQLDLLLPVYIKEVIGHQSLGTWFGTDVELTGELAFSVLISENGLLVALLTVAVTRFVASFKEKNIFFISSILYALAMIVFSLFDLFWIFLLAMAIFTFGELMIVGLQQSFISKLAPEHMRGQYFAAASLRYTIGRMIAPLSIPLTVWFGFFWTFTIIAILAVVSAFVYYGMFYLFEQKKTASPSSS from the coding sequence ATGAGAATTAGAGATTGGGATAGAAGTTTGAGAGCAAGGTTAATAGGAGAAGCGTTTATGAACATTACGTTTTGGATGTTTTTCCCTTTCCTTGCCATTTATTTTGCAGAGGAGTTTGGTAAAACTACTGCCGGTTTATTGCTTATCTTATCGCAAGTGTTTTCAGTAGGAGCCAATTTAGCGGGAGGCTATTGTGCTGATCAGTTTGGTCGACGAACGATGATGGTCTTATCTTCGTTTGGTCAAGGGGGCGCGTTTTTCCTGTTTGCACTTGCAAATTCACCTATTTTAGATTCACCTAGCTTAGGATTTATCGCATTCACTATCGCAAGTATGTTTGGCTCTCTCTATTGGCCAGCAAGTCAGGCTATGGTAGCAGATGTAGTACCAGAAGAGCACCGTAGTGATGTCTTTGCCGTTTTTTATACCTCCATAAATATTGCCGTTGTTATTGGACCGATTCTTGGAGGGATTTTCTTTTTCAGCTATAGATTCGGGTTGATGGTAACCGCAGGTCTCGTATGTTTATTACTGGCATGGATCCTCATTAAATTTACTGAAGAGACGAAACCAGTTCGTTCAGATGATGAGGCACAAGGGGCACCTCGTGGATTTATGCATGCCATTCAAAAACAAGTGAAAGATTACGGTGTGATTCTGAACGACAAATTGTTTCTGCTTTTCATTATTGCAGGAATACTAAGTGCACAAACGTTTATGCAATTGGATTTATTGCTACCGGTATATATTAAGGAAGTAATCGGACATCAATCTTTGGGAACTTGGTTTGGAACAGATGTAGAGCTTACAGGTGAACTTGCCTTTAGTGTACTTATTTCAGAGAATGGATTACTTGTAGCTTTGTTGACAGTTGCTGTTACACGGTTTGTTGCGTCGTTTAAAGAGAAAAACATTTTCTTCATCTCATCCATCTTGTATGCATTGGCCATGATTGTTTTTTCTCTGTTTGATTTATTTTGGATTTTTCTTTTGGCGATGGCAATCTTTACATTTGGTGAGTTAATGATTGTAGGCTTGCAGCAAAGCTTTATTTCAAAATTGGCACCAGAACATATGCGGGGCCAGTATTTTGCGGCTGCTAGTCTACGTTACACAATTGGCCGAATGATTGCCCCATTATCCATTCCACTAACAGTTTGGTTCGGCTTCTTTTGGACATTTACCATCATTGCGATACTAGCTGTAGTAAGCGCTTTTGTATATTACGGCATGTTCTATTTATTCGAACAAAAAAAGACAGCTTCTCCGTCATCTTCTTGA
- a CDS encoding DNA-3-methyladenine glycosylase produces MTETIHLDFPYNFERVLDRLSMDPLISLNKEKRYVMVPTEERKIYKVQAFGTTVEPAFKIIGPEDDKEIQKIKEIFHFDRSLEPIHEHFAKTNLALLFEEHRGTPIIREFSLYATLMKSIIHQQLNLSFAHTLTERFVHTFGEQVEGVWVYPDPAAVGQLQVEDLRKLQFSTRKAEYVIGVSKAIANGELDLESLSYQDDETIIETLVKYRGIGPWTAGSFLLFGLGRPNLFPLADIGLQNALKKIWGTADKPKAAEISSHFPEWSPYLSYASLYLWRSIE; encoded by the coding sequence ATGACAGAAACTATTCATTTAGATTTCCCTTATAATTTCGAGCGTGTGCTCGATCGATTATCAATGGATCCATTAATTTCTTTAAACAAAGAAAAGCGATATGTAATGGTGCCAACTGAAGAGCGCAAAATATATAAGGTTCAAGCCTTTGGGACAACCGTTGAGCCTGCATTCAAAATAATAGGACCTGAAGACGATAAAGAAATCCAGAAAATCAAAGAAATTTTTCATTTCGACCGTTCCCTAGAACCTATTCATGAACACTTTGCAAAAACGAACCTTGCTTTACTATTTGAAGAACACCGGGGGACACCCATCATTCGGGAATTTTCGTTGTATGCGACCTTAATGAAAAGCATTATTCACCAGCAGCTGAATTTATCCTTTGCACATACATTAACAGAGCGATTTGTTCATACATTCGGTGAACAAGTGGAAGGAGTATGGGTGTATCCTGATCCTGCTGCAGTAGGGCAACTTCAAGTTGAAGATCTGCGGAAATTGCAATTCAGTACGAGAAAAGCAGAATATGTAATCGGTGTTTCAAAAGCGATTGCAAACGGAGAACTGGATCTTGAATCACTTTCTTATCAAGATGATGAAACAATTATTGAGACTCTAGTGAAATATCGTGGAATCGGTCCATGGACAGCGGGAAGTTTTTTGCTTTTCGGATTGGGCAGACCCAATTTATTTCCACTTGCAGATATCGGTTTGCAAAATGCACTGAAAAAAATTTGGGGAACAGCAGATAAACCGAAAGCTGCGGAAATTTCTTCACATTTTCCGGAATGGTCTCCTTATTTAAGCTACGCATCGCTTTATTTATGGAGAAGTATTGAGTAA
- a CDS encoding thermonuclease family protein — protein MNRYSRSKTPNTWESAFGDEASERNEQLLKNVAVSLKFDEGDRYDDYERLLAYVYADGQSVQEILLSEGLARVAYVFPPNDRYVDAYKEAEAIARKNNLGVWEYKNYVTKRGFDETKVEEEKTEVNKHPSECLIKGNINRENKKIYHIPTGKYYDQTKPEKWFCSEQQALDAGFKKSGNK, from the coding sequence ATTAATCGATACTCCCGAAGTAAGACACCAAACACTTGGGAATCAGCTTTTGGTGACGAAGCGAGTGAACGCAATGAACAGTTGCTGAAGAATGTTGCTGTGTCTCTCAAATTTGATGAAGGAGACCGCTATGATGATTACGAGCGTCTTTTGGCATATGTTTATGCAGATGGACAATCCGTCCAAGAAATATTGCTATCCGAAGGGCTTGCTCGTGTTGCCTATGTTTTCCCTCCAAATGATCGTTATGTAGATGCTTACAAAGAAGCTGAAGCAATTGCCCGTAAAAACAATTTGGGAGTATGGGAATATAAAAACTATGTAACCAAAAGAGGATTCGATGAAACAAAAGTTGAAGAAGAAAAAACAGAAGTAAATAAACATCCGAGCGAATGCTTAATTAAAGGCAATATCAATCGTGAAAACAAGAAAATTTATCACATACCAACAGGTAAATATTATGATCAAACAAAACCAGAAAAATGGTTTTGTTCAGAGCAGCAAGCATTGGATGCAGGATTTAAAAAATCTGGGAATAAGTAA
- a CDS encoding 2'-5' RNA ligase family protein → MQDLKNLGISKGEMNMQVLVLRFDYKLSTKLEHDSKDLHLASRRGNETQMPPHISLFSFEKINPATLKEQVNKWIEQQKQLDISFSSLGFFKQTGTFFVAPVVTKELETFHRELFSLISHLHTIEISPYLPGKWVPHSTLINKVPLTAWGPLFQRASLAFEPQSGKAVALECWSIVNGHAQTEWTYFLK, encoded by the coding sequence ATGCAGGATTTAAAAAATCTGGGAATAAGTAAAGGAGAAATGAATATGCAAGTACTTGTCTTAAGGTTTGATTACAAACTTTCCACAAAATTAGAGCATGATAGCAAAGACTTACACTTAGCTTCAAGACGGGGCAATGAAACGCAAATGCCTCCTCATATCAGCCTGTTTTCTTTTGAAAAGATCAATCCGGCGACATTAAAAGAACAAGTAAACAAATGGATAGAACAACAAAAACAACTAGACATTTCTTTTTCTTCATTAGGTTTCTTCAAACAGACTGGTACTTTTTTTGTGGCTCCCGTCGTTACAAAAGAATTGGAGACGTTTCATCGGGAATTATTTTCATTAATTTCGCATTTACATACTATTGAAATATCTCCCTACCTGCCAGGTAAATGGGTTCCTCACTCTACACTGATTAACAAAGTGCCTCTCACAGCGTGGGGTCCTCTTTTCCAGAGAGCCAGCTTAGCGTTTGAACCGCAATCAGGCAAGGCGGTCGCGCTGGAATGCTGGTCGATTGTAAATGGACATGCACAAACTGAATGGACATATTTTTTAAAGTAA
- a CDS encoding site-specific integrase, with protein sequence MAHIRKRGKTYSYTIDIGIDPITGKRKQINKGGFIRKKDAEIAARKIELLNDENRLLVESKEIFSDFIGKWFENHYKKRIKESSVANCKYLIEKHILKENPFGHKEISNISAADIDAFYNLKLENGYSTSYIRKMHQLLNQAFNQAVKWKKLASNPVRDADPPSVRHQKMSIWSLNEINQFLQYCKDESHYLTFLLAIYTGMRRGEILGLKWSDIDYNKKTIYVNRSLVRVPKVGYLFTTPKTKHSIRQIPIPEFVLNELRTVKNGQEQWKQLVGELFQNQDLIICTHTGSFQDPRNVLRVMKRIIKSSGVSNIRFHDIRHTHASILISEGVDIVKISNRLGHTSPKTTLEFYAHLLPNRNNDIADIFHKAVQNEEY encoded by the coding sequence GTGGCGCACATAAGAAAAAGAGGCAAAACCTATTCGTATACAATAGATATAGGAATCGATCCGATTACTGGGAAACGAAAACAAATAAATAAAGGGGGATTTATTCGTAAGAAAGATGCTGAAATTGCAGCGAGGAAAATCGAGCTATTGAATGATGAAAATCGTTTGTTAGTGGAGAGCAAAGAGATTTTCTCTGACTTCATAGGAAAATGGTTTGAAAATCATTATAAAAAGCGAATTAAAGAATCTAGTGTAGCGAATTGTAAATATCTTATAGAAAAACATATTTTAAAAGAAAATCCTTTCGGTCATAAGGAGATTTCTAACATTTCAGCTGCTGATATTGATGCTTTTTATAACTTGAAATTAGAGAATGGATATAGTACAAGTTATATCAGAAAAATGCATCAGTTATTAAATCAAGCATTTAATCAAGCAGTTAAGTGGAAAAAACTCGCTTCTAATCCTGTAAGAGATGCAGATCCACCTTCCGTAAGACATCAGAAGATGTCTATTTGGTCGCTCAATGAAATTAATCAGTTTCTTCAGTATTGCAAAGATGAAAGTCATTATTTAACTTTTTTACTGGCTATTTATACAGGAATGCGACGTGGGGAAATATTAGGACTAAAATGGAGTGATATTGATTACAATAAAAAAACGATTTATGTTAATCGATCGTTAGTTAGAGTTCCTAAAGTGGGTTATCTTTTTACTACTCCCAAGACGAAACATTCTATACGACAAATTCCTATTCCAGAATTCGTTTTAAATGAATTACGGACCGTTAAGAATGGCCAGGAACAATGGAAACAACTGGTGGGGGAATTATTCCAGAATCAAGACCTAATTATCTGCACGCATACGGGTTCTTTTCAAGATCCTCGTAATGTATTACGTGTTATGAAACGTATTATAAAAAGCTCAGGGGTTTCTAACATTCGATTTCATGATATTCGGCACACACACGCTTCAATTCTTATTTCAGAAGGTGTAGATATAGTTAAAATTTCTAATCGACTGGGTCACACAAGCCCTAAAACCACATTAGAATTTTATGCACATTTATTACCAAACAGAAATAATGATATTGCAGATATTTTTCACAAAGCCGTGCAAAATGAAGAGTATTAA
- a CDS encoding helix-turn-helix domain-containing protein: MKKYEIETFPLVLTAKELSFILKISKPSAYEVMNRSDFPLIKIGRCKRVLRDEFFRWLMNQQ, encoded by the coding sequence ATGAAGAAATATGAAATAGAGACATTTCCTCTTGTATTAACGGCTAAAGAGCTTAGTTTTATTCTCAAAATATCAAAACCCAGTGCATATGAGGTAATGAACAGATCAGATTTTCCTTTGATAAAAATTGGAAGATGTAAGCGAGTTCTAAGGGATGAATTTTTTCGTTGGTTAATGAATCAACAATAG
- a CDS encoding site-specific integrase, with product MGQTITSFPNIIEKPFCGIFEEFINLQSKANQENSEKFILFFYKECQKEKEIFENQTNTVHFSKLEIKHMLKIQAQIELLIKHNQLEKIEALIFLDYLTKFCKFLTKKDIAKIYYKKPQKNVESQNTSIINSPILLEFENFMKVKNYALATSHGYVTSVKCFLDYSNYNSQIQNSNIFWSTCVNQFEDYLNKKVLLEKIEANTAYAYLKAIRLFIQFLFEKRYISFQYQIPKRMIQKGKRSNEYVNIQDALLVMDKIFEVSNDILRDISIFLLLLETGCRPIELVNLNIDDIYIHEKLIVLKSIKSHQRTLSLSESTINIIKDYLQIRKNYLPKETQALYLSPSGTRMSSEYITNLFRKYNFLTFKEIRFTPKSFRHTFITNAINNNNNIDQVKTIVGHKHLISTHYYYYRDINKIKSLFIGKKLFNGGGNDHDN from the coding sequence ATGGGACAAACAATTACTTCCTTTCCTAATATTATTGAAAAACCTTTCTGTGGAATTTTTGAAGAATTTATAAATTTACAATCCAAAGCAAACCAAGAAAATAGTGAGAAGTTTATTCTATTTTTTTATAAAGAATGTCAAAAAGAAAAAGAAATTTTCGAAAACCAAACTAACACCGTACATTTTAGTAAATTAGAGATTAAGCATATGTTAAAAATTCAGGCACAGATTGAATTGTTAATTAAACACAATCAACTTGAAAAGATAGAAGCTTTAATTTTTCTAGATTATCTAACTAAATTTTGTAAATTTCTCACAAAAAAAGATATCGCAAAAATATATTATAAAAAGCCTCAGAAAAATGTTGAATCTCAAAATACAAGCATCATAAATTCACCTATTCTTTTGGAATTTGAAAATTTCATGAAAGTAAAAAATTATGCATTAGCAACTAGCCACGGATATGTGACTAGCGTTAAATGTTTCTTGGACTATTCAAACTATAACTCACAGATTCAAAATAGTAATATATTTTGGTCAACTTGTGTTAATCAATTCGAAGATTATTTGAATAAAAAAGTCCTATTAGAAAAAATTGAGGCTAATACTGCATATGCGTATTTAAAAGCAATTAGGTTATTCATTCAATTTTTATTTGAAAAAAGGTACATAAGTTTTCAATATCAAATCCCAAAGAGAATGATACAGAAGGGGAAAAGAAGTAATGAGTACGTTAACATCCAAGATGCTCTGTTAGTGATGGACAAAATTTTTGAAGTTTCTAATGACATTTTACGGGATATTTCAATATTTTTATTGCTTCTTGAAACTGGATGCCGGCCAATAGAACTTGTTAATTTGAATATTGACGACATTTATATTCATGAAAAACTTATCGTGCTAAAAAGTATCAAATCGCATCAAAGAACTTTAAGTCTTTCAGAATCTACCATAAATATAATCAAGGATTATTTACAAATCCGAAAAAATTATTTACCTAAAGAGACACAAGCATTGTACTTATCCCCTTCAGGAACTCGAATGTCTAGTGAATATATAACTAACCTGTTCAGAAAATACAATTTTCTCACCTTTAAAGAAATACGATTTACGCCAAAAAGCTTCAGACACACTTTTATAACAAACGCGATAAATAATAATAACAATATTGATCAAGTAAAAACAATTGTTGGACATAAACATTTAATATCGACTCATTACTACTATTATCGAGATATTAACAAAATAAAATCATTATTTATTGGAAAAAAACTATTTAATGGAGGCGGCAATGACCATGACAATTAA
- a CDS encoding tyrosine-type recombinase/integrase, translating to MTMTINKSINISFEEICNQLGISESKLINFLNDNDTNIEKSSISNENTALFVLEKYQEHLKKMVSIGKRSEETATTYNNFILRIKKYILNNNPNLNVNELNEIVLNEIIINRNSERKFSIRTINKYNAIMKSILKFAFEMNYTNKDYRYKFTLEKTSLIPRYIKEEHIPKIFETIKELSKPHRCRGMIMFLLLTGCRVSEISNIKLRDFDIENDLITIYDGKGNKDRVIPMFYELKVEILLYLQKSGMSDWNRKCEGYLFARDEGIERKRKFPIRAYQHLVERIKKRMPELSEITAHSFRHTFAVSCLKIGIEQHHLTEILGHSDPKTTMTYTKLRGEDLRDAINNRFPYPFEILLKTINEDSNATNNNR from the coding sequence ATGACCATGACAATTAATAAATCAATAAATATATCTTTTGAAGAAATTTGTAATCAATTAGGTATTTCAGAAAGTAAATTAATAAATTTTCTAAATGATAATGATACAAATATAGAAAAAAGTTCAATAAGTAATGAAAATACAGCTTTATTCGTACTTGAAAAATATCAAGAACATTTGAAAAAGATGGTTAGTATTGGTAAAAGATCTGAAGAGACTGCAACGACTTATAATAACTTTATATTGAGAATAAAGAAATATATATTAAATAATAATCCCAACTTGAATGTAAACGAATTGAACGAAATTGTATTAAATGAGATTATTATAAATCGTAATTCCGAGAGAAAATTTTCGATAAGAACTATTAATAAATATAATGCCATTATGAAAAGTATTTTAAAGTTTGCATTTGAAATGAATTATACAAATAAAGATTATAGATATAAATTCACATTAGAAAAAACTTCTTTAATTCCTCGTTATATTAAAGAAGAGCATATTCCAAAAATTTTTGAAACTATTAAAGAACTTTCAAAACCCCATCGTTGCAGAGGCATGATTATGTTTTTATTATTAACAGGTTGTCGAGTAAGCGAAATTTCGAACATTAAATTAAGAGATTTCGACATAGAGAACGACTTAATCACCATCTACGACGGTAAAGGCAATAAGGATAGAGTTATTCCAATGTTCTATGAATTAAAAGTTGAGATATTATTATATCTTCAAAAAAGTGGTATGTCAGATTGGAATCGAAAATGTGAGGGATATCTCTTTGCTCGAGATGAAGGTATTGAACGGAAGAGAAAATTTCCAATTAGAGCTTACCAGCATCTAGTTGAAAGAATTAAAAAACGTATGCCTGAACTTTCAGAAATAACTGCTCATTCCTTCCGACATACTTTCGCAGTCTCTTGTTTAAAAATAGGAATAGAACAGCATCATCTTACTGAAATTTTAGGACATTCCGACCCTAAAACGACAATGACATACACTAAATTACGTGGTGAAGATTTAAGAGATGCAATTAACAACAGGTTTCCTTATCCATTCGAAATTCTTTTAAAAACAATTAATGAGGATAGTAATGCGACGAACAATAATAGATGA
- a CDS encoding tyrosine-type recombinase/integrase, with the protein MRRTIIDELKIYKDNVRLAKSTLSTYSLYLKKFISFLSVEMNNPKDIYLDQIVSLTDSTGKFIRYLPINSDIIDNYFYLLLSNNKGYNVLKDNHKSLTSFFKFLENNNNLENPMGNIKFQLKDYLPEKKFSKILTRGNILKFFNSIITHSNDLPTDALLFTILLSTGCRGSEICNLKCRDIDYKNDTFLLKETKTKQERNIFLLTGMGCEIQKYLTNCNRKDSDYLFLRDHKEQYTRKDIDILLKKYLTLANLPPINVHGLRHSFATLMADQETPLDIIRQLLGHESLSATKGYINPHYVRNKNINMPENKIIINYIKNKL; encoded by the coding sequence ATGCGACGAACAATAATAGATGAACTTAAAATTTATAAAGACAATGTACGTTTAGCCAAATCAACTCTTTCTACTTATTCTCTTTACTTAAAGAAATTTATTTCTTTCTTATCTGTTGAAATGAATAATCCTAAAGATATTTATTTAGATCAAATTGTTTCATTAACTGATTCAACCGGAAAATTCATTAGATATTTACCAATAAATAGTGATATAATCGACAATTATTTTTATTTATTACTATCAAATAATAAAGGTTATAACGTCCTTAAAGACAATCATAAATCTTTAACAAGTTTTTTTAAATTTCTTGAGAATAATAATAACCTTGAAAACCCAATGGGTAATATTAAATTTCAACTTAAAGATTATTTACCGGAAAAAAAGTTCTCGAAAATTTTAACAAGAGGAAATATATTGAAATTTTTCAATTCAATAATTACTCATTCTAATGATTTACCTACAGATGCACTTCTGTTTACTATCCTACTTTCAACAGGGTGCAGAGGCTCAGAAATTTGCAATTTAAAATGTAGAGATATCGATTACAAAAATGATACATTTCTTTTAAAAGAAACGAAAACTAAACAAGAGAGAAATATATTTCTTTTAACTGGAATGGGATGTGAAATACAAAAGTATTTAACGAATTGTAACAGAAAGGATTCAGATTATTTATTTTTGAGAGACCACAAAGAACAATACACTCGTAAAGATATAGACATTTTATTGAAAAAGTATTTAACTTTAGCAAATTTACCCCCAATTAATGTACATGGATTAAGGCATTCATTTGCAACCCTGATGGCAGATCAAGAAACTCCTTTAGATATCATTAGACAATTGTTAGGTCACGAAAGTTTAAGTGCGACTAAGGGATACATAAATCCACATTATGTAAGAAACAAGAATATTAACATGCCAGAAAACAAAATTATTATTAACTATATAAAGAATAAACTATAA
- a CDS encoding DUF3006 domain-containing protein, whose protein sequence is MNSIKYTLDRYENDLAVFLLKDDESIEKLVPTMELPERIKEGDIVEMEFADNGSIQTLTILRNDTQKMKSDIEHLINKLKNK, encoded by the coding sequence GTGAACTCAATTAAATATACGTTAGACCGGTATGAAAATGACCTGGCCGTATTCCTTTTAAAAGATGATGAATCCATCGAAAAGTTAGTACCTACAATGGAATTACCTGAGAGAATAAAAGAAGGCGATATTGTCGAAATGGAATTTGCCGACAACGGCTCGATCCAAACGCTAACTATTTTGAGAAACGATACACAAAAAATGAAATCTGATATAGAACATTTAATTAACAAATTAAAGAATAAATAA